In the Acidobacteriota bacterium genome, CACGGTCCTCTCCGACAACCCGGTCACGATTGATGCCATTAAGATCAAGGACATCAAGGTCTGGGGCACGGTCCAAGAAGGCCGCGTCCTGCCGGTGCAGCGGGCGGCCGGGTCTGGCGAAACGCCCGCTCTCGGCCCGGTGCTCGACGAGCCGACGCTCGCGGCCACACGGAAAGCCGACTGCGATGATCCTGCGCGGGGTGTGCACAGCGACGTCTGCCTGGTGGCACAATACCTCGCGGCGGCGATCTGCCGGGTTCGATAATCAGGCGCGGCTTTGCAGAAGAACTTGCCTTTGACCTGACAGCCCAGCTCCGAACCCGGTTGGCCCGGTTGAGGTTGCCCCAGGTTGACCGGCTGTACTCTCCGTAAAGAACGAAGGCGGCCCAGTGGAACGGTGAGCGCCATCGAAGGATCGCCGCCATCTCCGGCTTCGCCCGGCGCAGGGCCTCGGCCGGCGCCAGGTCTTTGCCCGCCTTCGCGCCGCCGACCCGTGTCATCAGTTCCTCAGTTCCCTTATCCGAGACGCTCCAGAGGCTGACCACCGCAGCCGGGCCCCGGCATACATCAAGGCCCTCGTCAGGCCCGTCACCTCTTCTCGCAGTGTCAACGGTAGAGTGACCCGCCGTGATAAAGCAAAAGTGTCCCACCCTGGTGAATATGATTTCAAAGAGAAGGATGGATCAAGCTGGATTTCGGGTCCCAGCTTGATCCACTTGCTTGTTCGGCCCCGCCGGGGCCGCAGTGGCAGCCACTGCGCGATCTTCACGTTTTTGTTGGACGCGATTCCGGTTCTTCAGACTCTCCGTCAGGCGAATACTCTCCCACTCAAACTGCAGGATCTGGCAATGATGGGTCAGCCGGTCCAGCATTGATCAATGACAAATGGAGTGATTTGCCGGCGTCGACATCTTGGCGTGCCCTTTCCCCTCCGCGTCCTGGCGCGCCTCGGCGGTGAATCTCCCGCCGAAATTTCCCTTGACATCCCCCCCGGCCGCCTATACAATCGCGCCTCCGTTGAATGGGTTACCTGGATTGCCGTTCAACGCCGATCCGTTCGGGTTCTTTGAGGCGCGCCACCCGCGCGCGAAACCACGGCGACCCGGCCACCGGGACGCCGGCCCAAATCCAGGGCATCGGGACTGACGGCTTTTCCTCGCTCGCACCGTTTGTTCTCGAACCGTGCCGGAAACGGCGGCTCAGGCATCCTGCCTGGGAGGAGCCGAGCCGGCGTGCCGGCGAATCGGCGGCACCGCTGGGCGAACCGGCGAATCGGCACCGGGCGCGCAGCAGACGCATGGCGCCCGGCCATGATGCAGAACAGTTACTTGCGGAGTATACAATGAAAACCTACGTTCCCAAGAAAGACGACATCCAGCGCCAGTGGTTCGTCGTGGACGCCAAGGGGCAGGTCCTCGGCCGGCTGGCCACCCAGGTCGCCCACGTGCTCACCGGCAAGCACAAGCCGGGCTACGTCCCCTTCCTGGACACCGGCGATTTCGTCATCATCATCAACGCCGGCGAAGTGACCATCACCGGCAAGAAGCAGGAACAGAAAATGTACCGCCGCCACACCGGCTACCCGGGCGGGTTGAAGGAGACCCAGATGAAGAAGGTCTTTGACCAGCGCCCCGAAACGGTGATCAAGGAGGCGGTGTGGGGCATGATGCCCAAGACCAAGCTGGGCCGCGCCATGATCAAGAAGCTCAAGGTGTACAAGGGCGCGAACCACCGGCACCAGGCCCAGCAGCCCGTCGAGCTGAAAATTCAACAGTAAGGAGAGAGGACCTTGAGCAGCGTGCAATACTACGGAACCGGCCGGCGGAAGACCTCGGTGGCCCGCGTCTTCCTGCGTCCCGGCTCCGGCAAGATCTTCGTCAACCGCCACAACTACGAAGAGTACTTCAAGACCAGCTCGCAGCGGACGCTCATCCGGCAGCCGCTCCTGCTGACCGAGAACATGGACAAGTTCGACATCCAGGCCACCGTCGTCGGCGGCGGCCTGATGGGCCAGGCCGTGGCCGTGCGCCACGGCATCGCCCGCGCGCTCGTGGAGTTCAACCTGGAGCTCCGCCTGCGCCTGAAGCAGGCCAAGTACCTCACGCGCGACCCGCGCAAGAAGGAACGGAAGAAGTACGGGCAGCCCGGCGCCCGCCGCCGCTTCCAGTTCTCGAAGCGCTAGTCTGTGGTTCAGGCGTCCCGCCTGAGCGAACCGAACCGGCGAGCCGGCGAAACGGCGAACCGGGGAAGCGGCGAGCCGGGGAACCGGCGAGCCGGCGGTGGCCCGATTCGGGCTCACCGCCTGACGAGACAGGATACGCAAATCACCCGGGCCCGGGGCCCGGAACAGATCAGGAGGCACCGTTGGTTGCTGTAACCATGAAAGCACTGCTCGAAGCGGGCGTCCA is a window encoding:
- the rpsI gene encoding 30S ribosomal protein S9, with the translated sequence MSSVQYYGTGRRKTSVARVFLRPGSGKIFVNRHNYEEYFKTSSQRTLIRQPLLLTENMDKFDIQATVVGGGLMGQAVAVRHGIARALVEFNLELRLRLKQAKYLTRDPRKKERKKYGQPGARRRFQFSKR
- the rplM gene encoding 50S ribosomal protein L13, whose product is MKTYVPKKDDIQRQWFVVDAKGQVLGRLATQVAHVLTGKHKPGYVPFLDTGDFVIIINAGEVTITGKKQEQKMYRRHTGYPGGLKETQMKKVFDQRPETVIKEAVWGMMPKTKLGRAMIKKLKVYKGANHRHQAQQPVELKIQQ